The Dethiosulfovibrio peptidovorans DSM 11002 nucleotide sequence CTAGGTTGCGCTCACGGTGCCGTCTCCCTAATTCTGGCTAAGAGAAAGGAAGTCTCCGTGGTCGGACTGGATATACAGGAAAACCTGGTCCACATGGCGGAGAAAAACCGGGAGCTCAACGAACTATCAGATAGGGTCTCCTTTATACACGGAGACCTACGAGAAATACATAAAATCCTACCCCCTCAGGGATTCGACGTCGTAGTGGCCAACCCTCCGTACGGAGATCCGACCAGACACAGGACCGGCAACAGATCGGAAAACGTGCTGGCGAAACATGGGGTGGTCTGTTCCGTGGAGGACGTGGCGGAGGCCTGCCGGTATCTTTTGGGAGACAAGGGAAGGGCCTATTTCGTCTTTGCAGCTGAGAGGTTGGTGGACTTACTCTGTGCACTCAGATACCGTGGCGTGGAACCCAAAGCTTTGAGGGCCGTCCATCCCAGAGAGGGCAAGGATGCCTCCGTCTTTCTGGTGAAGGCCCTCCGGTCGGCCTCTCCAGGCATAAGGCTTCTTCCTCCTCTGAGGATAAACGACGACGGTGGTAGCTACACCGAGGATCTGCTGGAATTCTACTCCCCGGAGGGATCGCCATGCCCCTGATAGTTATACCGACCCCGGTGGGCAACATGGACGACATAACCTTGCGAGCCCTGGAGGAACTTGAAAAGGCCGACGTCGTGGCCTGTGAGGATACCAGACACTCAGGGTTGCTCCTCAAACGTCACGGAATAGACGCCAGACTGCTCTCTTATCATAAACACAACGAAGCCGGCAGGTCGGAGGAGCTGTTGGACCTTTTAGCTCAGGGGAAAAGAGTGGCTCTTATCTCCGATGCGGGAACTCCCGGCATATCCGATCCGGGATACGAGATAGTAAGAAAAACCGTGGACGAAGGCTTCGAGATCGATGTCCTTCCCGGGGCTACCGCCTTCGTTCCGGCCCTGATTTTGTCGGGGCTCCCTCCCCATCCCTGTCTGTTTTTCGGGTTCCTGTCCGACAGAGAAGGGGACAGAACCAGAGAGTTGGTAGGGCTCAAGGACATCCCCTGGACACTGGTCTTCTACGTGTCGCCGCACAAGGTCGTAAGACATCTCGAATCGATGATATCCGTATTCGGGGACAGAAAATCGGCTCTGGTAAGGGAGATCAGCAAGATCCATCAGGAAGCCTTGCGGGGATCCTTGACGACAGTTCTCCGAAAGGCCGAGTCGGGGTTAAAGGGTGAGATGGTCCTGATCGTGGAGGGTGCCTCCGTTGATTCCGAAGACGAAGAGATCCGGTGGAAAGAGAGGGCCCTCGATATGGTCCGGAAAGGGATGTCCCTGAAGGACGTTGCCTCGACGCTTTCGGAGGAACTGAGAATCCCGAAAAACCCGATAAAAAAATGGCTCCTAGGACAAAAGGGGATAAAATAGAGGGAGTTTTACTTTAGCAGGAGGTTGAGATCATGTCAGATTCCAAGCACTTTTACATAACCACGCCGATCTATTACGTTAACGACGTGCCTCATATCGGTCACGCCTATACTACCATAGGGGCGGACGTTATGTCCCGTTACAAGAGGATGGACGGCTATAAGGTGTTCTTTCTCACCGGAACGGACGAACATGGACAGAAGATCTACGAGAGCGCCAAGGCCAAGGGAATGACCGCCCAGGAACTCACGGACGAGATGGCGGAGAACTTCAAGAGGCTTCTGCCCGTGTTGAATATATCCAACGACGACTTTATCAGAACCACCGAAAAGAGGCATGAACGGGTTGTCCAGTCCATATTCTCCAAGCTCATGGATCAGGGAGATATCTACAAGGGTACATATAAGGGACTATACTGCGTTCCCTGCGAGACCTACGTTCCGGAGAGCAGCATGGGAGAGAACAACACCTGCCCCGACTGCGGTCGTCCTCTGGTCGAGATGGAGGAGGAAAGCTATTTCTTCAAGACCTCTCGCTATGCCGACAGACTTTTGAAGTATTATGAGGACAACCCGAAGGCTATAATGCCCAAGACCCGCTACAACGAGATAGTCAGCTTCATCAAAAGTGGTCTCAGGGATCAGTCGGTCTCTCGAACCTCCATATCTTGGGGCATTCCCGTTCCGGGGGACGAGAAACACGTGATATACGTGTGGTTCGACGCCCTGATAAACTATCTCACGGCCTGCGGTTACGAGGACGACCCGGAAAAACTGGCGGCATTCTGGCCCAACGCTCATCATCTCATGGCGAAGGATATAATACGTTTCCACTGCGTAATCTGGCCCATCATGGTTATGGCCCTGGGATTGAACCCTCCCGTTGGGGTCTTCTCCCACGGCTGGTGGACCATGGAGGGGGAGAAAATGTCCAAATCTAAGGGGAATGTGGTGGATCCCTTCGAGATGGTCGATCTCTACGGTGCCGACGCTTTCCGCTATTTCCTGTTGCGACAGGTGCCTTTCGGGATGGACGGAGACTTCTCCGAGGCGGCCATGGCACAGAGGATCAACTCCGATCTGGCCAACGACCTGGGCAACCTCCTCAGCCGGACCGTGTCTATGGTGTTGAAGTATAGGGACGGGATAGTGCCGAGTCCCTCCGATCTCTCCCCTCTCGATATAGAGCTTTCCGAGGTGGCGAGAAAGGCCCTCGATACCTACAGGGAGAAGATGGACGACTTTACCTTCGACGAAGCCCTCAAAGCCGCCTGGGGTCTTATCGGAAGGGCCAATAAATACATAGACGAGACAATGCCTTGGAAATTAGGCAATGAAGGGTCTAAAGAGCCTCTGGACGCCGTGTTGTGGGGACTTGTGGAGAGCCTTAAGTTGGTATCCATGATGATATCTCCCTTCATGCCAGAGACCGGTCATAGGGTATGGTCTCAGCTGGGTTTCTGCGGCGACCCAGCCAACCTCCAGTGGGAACACTATCGCTGGGGAGAGCCCACCGCCGGCATGCTCTCGGTCTGCAGGAGCAAGGATGTGCTGTTCCCCAGGATAGACATGAAGGAATGGGAGGAATCCAAAAAGAAGAGGGATATCGCAAAAGGCAAGGTGGTCGATCCGGGGGAACACGAGCCTCAGATAACCATAGACGACTTCGCCAAGATAGAGCTCAGGGTAGCCCAGATAGTGAAGGTGGAGGAGGTCCCACGGGCCAGAAGGCTCTACAAGCTTGAGATCGACCTGGGATACGAGAGGAGAACCATAGTCTCCAGTCTCAAGGAAGACTTCACCGCCGAAGAGCTTGAGGGACATAAGATAGTCGTCGTAGCCAACCTGAAGCCAGCCAAGATGTGCGGTGTCCAGAGCGACGGAATGCTTTTGGCCGCATCTCTGCCGGGGCACGACGGGCTGTCCCTACTGGCCCCCTTTGAGGACATTCCTCTGGGCAGCAGGGTTCACTAGGTCGAATCTCCCATATGACGCCTTATATAGACGGACATTGCCATCTCAACTCGCCGGAGCTCAGGGGGGAACTCGATCGCCATATAGACGAAGCCCGTTCCGCCGGAGTACAGAGGATGTTGGTGGTGGGTACCGACCTTCGGACCAGCGAGGAAGCCATATCCATATCGAAGGGCTATTTCGACTCGGGAATCAGGGCATCGGTGGGGATACACCCCCACGATGCCTCGTCCGTAAGCTCCTCCTTGCCGGAGGAACTTACGGATCTGGCGAAAGACCCTGTCGTAGTTGCCATAGGGGAGATAGGGCTGGACTATCACTACGACTATTCGCCATGCAAGGTCCAGCGCGACGTCATGATATCCCAGATCCTATGGGCCGAGGAGGCGGATCTTCCGATCGTTTTCCACGTGAGGGAGGCGTTCGACGATTTTTTCTCCATATTGAGGGACTATCCTGTGGATCCCGAACGAGCGGTAGTTCACTGTTTCTCCGGTTCTTTGGAGGAGGCGAAGTCCTGTCTGGATCTGGGGTTCTATCTGGGATTCGGAGGAATGATAACCTTCAAGAAAGCCGACGGTATAAGGGAATGCCTGGCATCCTGTCCTATCGACAGAGTTATCCTCGAGACAGATTCTCCCTGGCTTGCGCCGGTTCCCTTCAGGGGAAAGATCAACAGTCCTCTCAACATGCCCTTGATATACAAGGCTGCGGCTGAGGTCTTGAAGGTTAGAGATTCCGTTATGGCCGACGCGGTGTGGACCAACGGTGTGAATTTCTATCGATGGGAGAACGAATGATGTTCGAGTTCAGAGTCCAGGCGGTATGTCCCGAGACCGGAGCCAGAGCTGGAGAGCTCGTAACCCCTCACGGAATAATAGAGACGCCGGTGTTCATGCCGGTCGGAACCAGGGCGACGGTGAAGGCCATGTCTCCCAGGGAGATGGAGGAGATAGAGGCCCAGATAGTTCTCTCCAACACCTACCATCTCTATCTCAGGCCGGGAGTGGAGCTGATAGAGAAAGCCGGTGGGCTCCATCGTTTCATGAACTGGCATCGTCCGATACTGACCGACAGCGGGGGGTTCCAGGTCTTTTCTCTTTCCGGAATAAACCGCATCAAAGAGGACGGAGTCGAGTTCTCCTCCCACCTGGACGGAAGCAGACACTTCATGACCCCCGAGTTGGCAACCAGGGTCCAGGAGGGTTTGGGCAGCGACATAGCTATGTGTTTCGATCAATGTGTAGAGTTGCCCTGCGACGAGGAAACGGCGAGAAAAAGCGTAGAGAGAACCCTGAGGTGGGCGAGACGATGCAAGGAAGTACACCGTAGGGACGACCAGGCACTTTTCGGAATAGTCCAGGGGGCCCTCTTCGACGATCTGAGGAAAGACTGTGCCAGAGAGCTTATAGCGATGGATTTTCCAGGGTACTCTATCGGAGGACTTTCCGTTGGGGAAAGCCACGATGAAATGTACCGTATTCTGGACCTATTGAATCCGATTTTGCCGCAGGAAAAGCCGAGGTATCTGATGGGAGTCGGTTTCCCCACCAACCTGGTGGAGGGAGTTGCGAGAGGGGTGGATATGTTCGACTGCGTCTTGCCCACCAGAAACGGTCGTAACGGCACGCTCCTGACATCCAGAGGCAAGTTCAACATCAAACACAGTCGCTTCGAGGAGGACTGGGGACCGATAGATCCTGACTGCGACTGTTACGCCTGTAGAGAGTTCTCCAAGGCCTATATCAGACATCTCTACAGGTCCGGCGAGATGCTCGGAGCCAGGCTGTGCAGCTGGCACAACCTCAGGTATCTGATATCTCTCATGAAGGGAGCCAGAGAGGCCATACTGGAAGGCCGTTTCCCCCAGTTTCGGGACCGTTTTCACGAGCTTTTCTCCACAGGTAAGGTTCTATGAGGGTGCCGATAAAGGTCGATCGCTGGAACCCCGACAGGGAGGTCATCGATAGGGCAGTCTCCATCCTCAAGTCGGGAGGGTTGGTTGGGTTCCCCACCGAGACGGTTTACGGACTGGGTGCCGACGGACTTGATGGAAAGGCCGTCTCAGGAATCTTCGAAGCCAAGGGCCGCCCGTCGGACAATCCTTTGATATTGCACGTCGGAGATCCAGAGTCGGTGAGAAAGATAGCCAAGGTGGACGATCGAGCTGATATGATCATGAAAAACCTTTGGCCCGGGCCTCTCACACTGGTATTGCCCGCCTTGCCCATCGTGCCTCCAGAGGTTACCGCCGGTTTGGACACGGTGGGAGTCCGAATGCCCTCTCATCCTGTGGCATTGGCTCTTCTCCAGGCCTGCCCATTTCCCGTTGCCGCTCCCAGCGCCAACACCAGCGGGAGGCCCAGTCCTACGGACGCGGTGACGGTGGCTCGAGACCTTGACGATAGGGTAGATCTGATCATAGACGGGGGGGCTACCGAGGTTGGACTGGAGTCAACCGTATTGGACGTAACTGGAGAAGTTCCCGTTTTGCTTAGGCCCGGGGGGCTTTCGGTGGAGGTCCTGGCGGATCTTTTGGGCGAGATAGCTCTGC carries:
- a CDS encoding TatD family hydrolase, which produces MTPYIDGHCHLNSPELRGELDRHIDEARSAGVQRMLVVGTDLRTSEEAISISKGYFDSGIRASVGIHPHDASSVSSSLPEELTDLAKDPVVVAIGEIGLDYHYDYSPCKVQRDVMISQILWAEEADLPIVFHVREAFDDFFSILRDYPVDPERAVVHCFSGSLEEAKSCLDLGFYLGFGGMITFKKADGIRECLASCPIDRVILETDSPWLAPVPFRGKINSPLNMPLIYKAAAEVLKVRDSVMADAVWTNGVNFYRWENE
- a CDS encoding tRNA1(Val) (adenine(37)-N6)-methyltransferase — translated: MIDLKSISEDSINGVDIKLLQPLKGPRVNVDTVLLAGFSKVRRGERICELGCAHGAVSLILAKRKEVSVVGLDIQENLVHMAEKNRELNELSDRVSFIHGDLREIHKILPPQGFDVVVANPPYGDPTRHRTGNRSENVLAKHGVVCSVEDVAEACRYLLGDKGRAYFVFAAERLVDLLCALRYRGVEPKALRAVHPREGKDASVFLVKALRSASPGIRLLPPLRINDDGGSYTEDLLEFYSPEGSPCP
- the rsmI gene encoding 16S rRNA (cytidine(1402)-2'-O)-methyltransferase; this translates as MPLIVIPTPVGNMDDITLRALEELEKADVVACEDTRHSGLLLKRHGIDARLLSYHKHNEAGRSEELLDLLAQGKRVALISDAGTPGISDPGYEIVRKTVDEGFEIDVLPGATAFVPALILSGLPPHPCLFFGFLSDREGDRTRELVGLKDIPWTLVFYVSPHKVVRHLESMISVFGDRKSALVREISKIHQEALRGSLTTVLRKAESGLKGEMVLIVEGASVDSEDEEIRWKERALDMVRKGMSLKDVASTLSEELRIPKNPIKKWLLGQKGIK
- a CDS encoding L-threonylcarbamoyladenylate synthase, which translates into the protein MRVPIKVDRWNPDREVIDRAVSILKSGGLVGFPTETVYGLGADGLDGKAVSGIFEAKGRPSDNPLILHVGDPESVRKIAKVDDRADMIMKNLWPGPLTLVLPALPIVPPEVTAGLDTVGVRMPSHPVALALLQACPFPVAAPSANTSGRPSPTDAVTVARDLDDRVDLIIDGGATEVGLESTVLDVTGEVPVLLRPGGLSVEVLADLLGEIALPVGELELKRSPGTRYRHYAPSVPLILWIPEESGHPDFGESCRYIGMVEPVFPVDKSIIFDSVESYGRGLFSALRELEREWDGTIVAQWPDSDGIGLALRDRLRRASGGR
- the metG gene encoding methionine--tRNA ligase; the encoded protein is MSDSKHFYITTPIYYVNDVPHIGHAYTTIGADVMSRYKRMDGYKVFFLTGTDEHGQKIYESAKAKGMTAQELTDEMAENFKRLLPVLNISNDDFIRTTEKRHERVVQSIFSKLMDQGDIYKGTYKGLYCVPCETYVPESSMGENNTCPDCGRPLVEMEEESYFFKTSRYADRLLKYYEDNPKAIMPKTRYNEIVSFIKSGLRDQSVSRTSISWGIPVPGDEKHVIYVWFDALINYLTACGYEDDPEKLAAFWPNAHHLMAKDIIRFHCVIWPIMVMALGLNPPVGVFSHGWWTMEGEKMSKSKGNVVDPFEMVDLYGADAFRYFLLRQVPFGMDGDFSEAAMAQRINSDLANDLGNLLSRTVSMVLKYRDGIVPSPSDLSPLDIELSEVARKALDTYREKMDDFTFDEALKAAWGLIGRANKYIDETMPWKLGNEGSKEPLDAVLWGLVESLKLVSMMISPFMPETGHRVWSQLGFCGDPANLQWEHYRWGEPTAGMLSVCRSKDVLFPRIDMKEWEESKKKRDIAKGKVVDPGEHEPQITIDDFAKIELRVAQIVKVEEVPRARRLYKLEIDLGYERRTIVSSLKEDFTAEELEGHKIVVVANLKPAKMCGVQSDGMLLAASLPGHDGLSLLAPFEDIPLGSRVH
- the tgt gene encoding tRNA guanosine(34) transglycosylase Tgt is translated as MFEFRVQAVCPETGARAGELVTPHGIIETPVFMPVGTRATVKAMSPREMEEIEAQIVLSNTYHLYLRPGVELIEKAGGLHRFMNWHRPILTDSGGFQVFSLSGINRIKEDGVEFSSHLDGSRHFMTPELATRVQEGLGSDIAMCFDQCVELPCDEETARKSVERTLRWARRCKEVHRRDDQALFGIVQGALFDDLRKDCARELIAMDFPGYSIGGLSVGESHDEMYRILDLLNPILPQEKPRYLMGVGFPTNLVEGVARGVDMFDCVLPTRNGRNGTLLTSRGKFNIKHSRFEEDWGPIDPDCDCYACREFSKAYIRHLYRSGEMLGARLCSWHNLRYLISLMKGAREAILEGRFPQFRDRFHELFSTGKVL